In Acidobacteriota bacterium, one genomic interval encodes:
- the ispD gene encoding 2-C-methyl-D-erythritol 4-phosphate cytidylyltransferase, whose product MPDTRTLSRLRAAAVIAAGGTGTRMNAGVPKQFLEIAGRPILCRTVERMALLPQVRAIVVALPAAHIPRAEALLGGRARCVAGGETRQDSVLGAVRALPADIDVILVHDAVRPLCPEEVMLRVLETAWAKGAAVPALPATDTIGRVSRRGRVLRTPPRAELYAIQTPQGFHAALLREALERAEAEGFQGTDESSVVRRAGHAVWVVPGSPDNLKITRPLDLEIAGRLLGKEGAVNGPEMRVGQGIDYHRLATGRRLVLGGVEIPFEKGLEGHSDADVLLHAVCDALLGAAGMGDIGRLFPDTDPAWRGRASLFFLEEVGRRVAAAGWRAVNVDATLVLERPKIAPHAAAMRRRIAAALGLGEGAVSVKATTSEGMNAEGRGEGVSAQAVALLARAPAPVTG is encoded by the coding sequence ATGCCCGACACACGCACCCTCAGCCGGCTCCGGGCCGCGGCGGTGATCGCCGCCGGCGGTACCGGCACGCGCATGAACGCCGGGGTCCCCAAGCAGTTCCTGGAGATCGCCGGCCGGCCGATCCTCTGCCGCACCGTGGAGCGGATGGCCCTCCTCCCCCAGGTGCGGGCGATCGTCGTGGCGCTGCCGGCCGCGCACATCCCGCGGGCGGAGGCGCTCCTCGGCGGCCGCGCGCGCTGCGTTGCGGGGGGGGAGACGCGCCAGGACTCGGTCCTCGGTGCCGTCCGGGCGCTCCCCGCGGACATCGACGTCATCCTGGTGCACGACGCGGTGCGCCCCCTCTGCCCGGAGGAGGTGATGCTGCGGGTGCTCGAAACCGCGTGGGCCAAAGGGGCCGCGGTCCCCGCCCTCCCCGCGACCGACACCATCGGGCGCGTCTCCAGGCGCGGGCGGGTGCTCCGGACGCCGCCGCGCGCGGAGCTCTACGCGATCCAGACGCCGCAGGGGTTCCACGCCGCGCTCCTCAGGGAGGCGCTCGAGCGCGCCGAGGCGGAGGGGTTCCAGGGGACCGACGAGTCCTCGGTGGTGCGCCGGGCGGGGCACGCGGTCTGGGTGGTCCCCGGCTCCCCCGACAACCTGAAGATCACCCGCCCGCTCGACCTGGAGATCGCCGGGCGGCTGCTCGGGAAGGAGGGGGCCGTGAACGGACCGGAAATGCGCGTCGGGCAGGGGATCGACTACCACCGCCTGGCCACCGGGCGCCGGCTGGTCCTGGGGGGGGTGGAGATCCCTTTTGAAAAGGGGCTCGAGGGGCATTCGGACGCCGACGTGCTCCTGCACGCCGTCTGCGACGCGCTCCTGGGCGCGGCCGGGATGGGCGACATCGGGCGCCTCTTCCCCGACACCGACCCCGCCTGGCGCGGGCGCGCGAGCCTCTTCTTCCTGGAGGAGGTGGGCCGCCGCGTCGCCGCCGCAGGGTGGCGCGCGGTGAACGTCGACGCCACGCTCGTGCTCGAGAGGCCGAAGATCGCGCCGCACGCGGCCGCGATGCGGCGCCGCATCGCCGCGGCCCTGGGACTCGGCGAGGGGGCCGTCAGCGTCAAGGCGACGACGAGCGAGGGGATGAACGCCGAGGGGCGCGGCGAGGGGGTGTCGGCGCAGGCGGTCGCCCTCCTCGCCCGCGCCCCGGCACCTGTCACGGGATGA
- a CDS encoding glutamate--tRNA ligase: MNSENPIRVRFAPSPTGFLHVGNVRTALFNWLLAGRHGGTFVLRIEDTDAARSETRFERQLVEDLSWLGLDWSEGIDRGGEYGPYRQTDRYDLYRRYAARLLDEDRAYRCFCSAAELEETRRLQLERRETPRYAGTCRRLPPDEIRERVGRGDPFTLRLRVRPGCVGFDDLVFGRIEIETSQVSDPVLVRSDGSPTYNFCCVVDDLLMRISHVVRGDGHLSNTHRQVLIYEALSAEPPRFAHLSTILGPDGQKLSKRHGATSIEDFRRRGYLPEALVNYLALLGWSPPEDGREVLALDEIREQFDLGRVQKSPAIFDTAKLDWMNRTWIHRIPGTELLGAARPHFTAAGLLPAESSPALDAWAGRVIDLVKTRVDHLDQLPEAAEVVYGADPPALDADARAALAAPEGREVALDFVRRVEAGGALTPEGYRRIVGEVKSATGRKGRHLYHPIRAVLTGQGSGPDLETLAPLCDEGARLPLPRPVLSPAARARRILEAV, encoded by the coding sequence ATGAATTCCGAAAATCCGATCCGGGTGCGCTTCGCGCCCAGCCCCACCGGCTTCCTGCACGTGGGGAACGTGCGCACGGCCCTGTTCAACTGGCTCCTGGCCGGCCGGCACGGGGGGACCTTCGTCCTGCGCATCGAGGACACCGACGCCGCGCGGAGCGAGACGCGCTTCGAGCGGCAGCTCGTGGAGGACCTCTCCTGGCTGGGGCTCGACTGGAGCGAGGGGATCGACCGGGGGGGGGAGTACGGCCCCTACCGGCAGACCGACCGCTACGACCTCTACCGCCGCTACGCCGCGCGCCTCCTCGACGAGGACCGTGCCTACCGCTGCTTCTGCTCCGCCGCGGAGCTCGAGGAGACGCGCCGGCTGCAGCTCGAGCGGCGGGAGACCCCCCGCTACGCGGGCACCTGCCGGCGCCTCCCCCCGGACGAGATCCGGGAGCGGGTGGGGAGGGGAGACCCCTTCACCCTGCGCCTCCGGGTACGCCCCGGGTGCGTCGGCTTCGACGACCTCGTCTTCGGCCGGATCGAGATCGAGACCTCCCAGGTGAGCGACCCGGTGCTCGTGCGCAGCGACGGGAGCCCGACCTACAACTTCTGCTGCGTCGTCGACGACCTGCTGATGCGGATATCGCACGTCGTGCGCGGCGACGGCCACCTGTCGAACACCCACCGCCAGGTCCTGATCTACGAGGCGCTCTCGGCGGAGCCGCCGCGCTTCGCCCACCTGTCGACCATCCTGGGCCCCGACGGGCAGAAGCTGAGCAAGCGCCACGGCGCGACTTCCATCGAGGATTTCCGGCGGCGCGGCTACCTCCCCGAGGCCCTGGTCAACTACCTGGCGCTGCTCGGGTGGTCCCCCCCCGAGGACGGCCGGGAGGTCCTCGCGCTCGACGAGATCAGGGAGCAGTTCGACCTCGGGCGGGTGCAGAAGAGCCCCGCCATCTTCGACACGGCCAAGCTCGACTGGATGAACCGCACCTGGATCCACCGGATCCCCGGGACGGAGCTGCTCGGCGCCGCGCGCCCCCATTTCACGGCGGCGGGCCTCCTCCCCGCCGAATCTTCCCCCGCCCTGGACGCCTGGGCCGGCAGGGTGATCGACCTGGTCAAGACGCGGGTGGACCACCTCGACCAGCTCCCGGAGGCCGCGGAGGTCGTCTACGGCGCCGACCCGCCCGCGCTCGATGCGGACGCCCGCGCCGCGCTCGCGGCCCCGGAAGGGCGGGAGGTCGCCCTCGACTTCGTGCGGCGGGTGGAGGCCGGGGGAGCGCTCACGCCCGAGGGCTACCGGCGGATCGTGGGGGAGGTCAAGTCGGCCACCGGGCGCAAGGGACGGCACCTCTACCACCCGATCCGGGCGGTCCTGACCGGGCAGGGCTCCGGCCCCGACCTCGAAACCCTGGCGCCGCTCTGCGACGAGGGGGCGCGCCTGCCGCTGCCGCGCCCGGTGCTCTCCCCGGCCGCGCGCGCGCGCCGCATCCTCGAGGCGGTCTGA
- the rlmB gene encoding 23S rRNA (guanosine(2251)-2'-O)-methyltransferase RlmB produces the protein MIYGIHAVAEALRAHPEKIERITVERGGRNPRVQEIVREAGERRVRLSFEPREWMDRRCGGERHQGVLAVTAEIDTLEVEEVLAAARTPGLLVVLDGIEDPHNLGAVLRSAEAAGADGVFVPRHRSAALGAAAVKASAGAAAHVRLARAPNVSRLIESLKGAGYWSVGLDAAAPEPLWKIDLTVPVALVLGNEGTGLHRLVREKCDLVASLPIAGRVGSYNVSVAAGITLYEVQRQRAQKLK, from the coding sequence CTGATCTACGGCATCCACGCGGTGGCGGAAGCGCTCCGGGCGCACCCCGAAAAGATCGAGCGGATCACCGTCGAGCGCGGCGGGCGCAACCCCCGCGTCCAGGAGATCGTCCGGGAAGCCGGGGAGCGCCGCGTGCGCCTCTCCTTCGAGCCGCGGGAGTGGATGGACCGCCGGTGCGGCGGGGAGCGGCACCAGGGGGTGCTCGCCGTCACCGCCGAAATCGACACCCTCGAAGTCGAGGAGGTCCTCGCCGCGGCCCGGACCCCCGGCCTCCTGGTGGTGCTCGACGGGATCGAAGACCCCCACAACCTGGGCGCCGTCCTGCGCTCGGCCGAGGCCGCCGGCGCCGACGGCGTCTTCGTGCCGCGCCACCGCTCCGCCGCGCTCGGCGCCGCGGCGGTCAAGGCGAGCGCCGGGGCCGCCGCCCACGTCCGCCTCGCGCGGGCGCCCAACGTCTCCCGCCTCATCGAGAGCCTGAAGGGCGCGGGGTACTGGAGCGTGGGGCTCGACGCGGCGGCGCCCGAGCCGCTCTGGAAGATCGATCTGACCGTCCCGGTCGCCCTGGTGCTGGGCAACGAGGGGACGGGGCTGCACCGGCTGGTGCGGGAGAAGTGCGACCTCGTGGCCTCGCTCCCGATCGCCGGGCGGGTGGGCTCCTACAACGTGAGCGTCGCCGCCGGGATCACCCTGTACGAAGTGCAGCGCCAGCGCGCCCAAAAACTGAAGTGA
- a CDS encoding ABC transporter ATP-binding protein, producing MAVIEIENLTKDFAVGFWRKRPVRALDALSLEVRAGEIFGFLGPNGAGKSTTLKLLMHLLHPTSGSARILGRPAGDTAMHERIGYLPENPYFYDYLTPRELLTFMGRLFGLAGPPLARRVRELVGEVGLAASADVQLRKFSKGMVQRLGIAQALVNEPEVVFLDEPMSGLDPLGRMEVRRIVTGLRERGVTVFLSSHILPDVEAMCDRVAILDRGRLQEAGTLEDILRARIAGHEIILSGWTEATPDLLRPWCSEVRAMGERLHLRADDRENLEAVLGFVFAHGLDLVSVNPIRPSLEEYFQTLVTGK from the coding sequence ATGGCCGTCATAGAGATAGAAAACCTGACCAAGGACTTCGCCGTCGGCTTCTGGCGCAAGCGGCCGGTGCGCGCGCTCGACGCCCTCTCCCTCGAGGTGCGCGCGGGGGAGATCTTCGGCTTCCTCGGGCCGAACGGGGCGGGCAAGAGCACCACCCTGAAGCTCCTGATGCACCTGCTGCACCCGACATCGGGCTCGGCCCGCATCCTGGGGCGCCCGGCGGGGGACACCGCGATGCACGAGCGGATCGGGTACCTGCCCGAAAACCCCTACTTCTACGACTACCTGACCCCCCGGGAGCTCCTCACATTCATGGGCCGGCTTTTCGGCCTGGCGGGGCCCCCCCTCGCCCGCAGGGTCCGGGAGCTCGTCGGCGAGGTGGGACTCGCGGCGTCGGCCGACGTGCAGCTGCGCAAATTCTCCAAGGGGATGGTCCAGCGCCTGGGGATCGCCCAGGCCCTCGTCAACGAACCCGAGGTGGTCTTCCTCGACGAACCGATGTCGGGGCTCGACCCGCTCGGGCGCATGGAGGTGCGCCGCATCGTGACCGGGCTGAGGGAGCGGGGGGTGACCGTCTTCCTGAGCTCCCACATCCTCCCCGACGTCGAGGCGATGTGCGACCGGGTGGCGATCCTCGACCGGGGGAGGCTCCAGGAGGCGGGGACGCTCGAGGACATCCTCAGGGCGCGGATCGCGGGGCACGAGATCATCCTCTCCGGCTGGACCGAGGCCACCCCGGACCTCCTCCGCCCCTGGTGCTCCGAGGTGCGGGCCATGGGGGAGCGGCTGCACCTGCGTGCGGACGACCGCGAAAACCTCGAGGCGGTGCTCGGCTTCGTCTTCGCCCACGGGCTGGACCTCGTCTCGGTCAACCCGATCCGCCCCTCGCTCGAGGAATATTTCCAGACCCTGGTGACCGGAAAGTAG
- a CDS encoding ABC transporter permease: MNRILAIAENTFRETVRDKILYNLILFALVMIGSSLALGQLTLGNEDKVILDLGLGAISVFGLLIAIFIGIGLVYKELEKRTVYALLAKPVRRHELILGKYLGLLSTLGVNLAVMTAGLALALAYTGRAPAGAYGRLLPAVGLIFLSLALATALALLFSTFSTPALAALFTFFLWVIGHFNADLRRFGELSGSPAVEALGRALYYVIPNFGNFNLIDGRAVLQTAGYARPVEWWAVGGAGAYAVVYIALLLALSILIFARRDFK, translated from the coding sequence ATGAACCGCATCCTGGCCATCGCCGAGAACACCTTCCGCGAAACGGTCCGCGACAAGATCCTCTACAACCTGATCCTCTTCGCCCTCGTCATGATCGGCAGTTCGCTCGCCCTGGGGCAGCTCACCCTCGGCAACGAGGACAAGGTGATCCTCGACCTGGGCCTGGGCGCCATCTCCGTCTTCGGGCTCCTGATCGCCATCTTCATCGGGATCGGCCTGGTCTACAAGGAGCTGGAAAAACGGACCGTCTACGCCCTCCTGGCCAAGCCGGTGCGGCGCCACGAACTGATCCTGGGCAAGTACCTCGGCCTCCTCTCGACGCTCGGGGTCAACCTGGCCGTGATGACGGCGGGGCTCGCCCTGGCGCTCGCTTACACGGGGCGGGCGCCGGCGGGGGCCTACGGGCGCCTCCTGCCGGCCGTGGGCCTCATCTTCCTCTCGCTCGCCCTGGCCACCGCGCTCGCGCTCCTCTTTTCGACCTTTTCGACGCCGGCCCTGGCCGCCCTCTTCACCTTCTTCCTCTGGGTCATCGGGCATTTCAACGCCGACCTCCGCCGCTTCGGCGAACTCTCGGGATCGCCCGCCGTCGAGGCTCTCGGCCGCGCGCTCTACTACGTCATCCCCAATTTCGGGAACTTCAACCTGATCGACGGCCGTGCCGTCCTGCAGACGGCGGGCTACGCGCGCCCCGTCGAGTGGTGGGCCGTGGGGGGAGCCGGCGCCTACGCCGTCGTCTACATCGCCCTCCTGCTGGCCCTCTCGATCCTCATCTTCGCCCGGCGGGACTTCAAATGA
- the aqpZ gene encoding aquaporin Z, producing the protein MGKKLGAEFIGTFWLVLGGCGSAVLAAAFPDLGIGFAGVALAFGLTVLTMAFAIGHISGCHLNPAVSFGLWAGRRFPGRDLFGYIVAQVLGGALAALVLYLIASGSSGFSLSGGFAANGYGEHSPGGYALGAAFLCELVMTFIFLIVIMGATDKRAPQGFAPIAIGLALTLIHLISIPVTNTSVNPARSTSQALFVQGWALAQLWLFWLAPILGALLAGLTYRGIFEDKA; encoded by the coding sequence ATGGGTAAGAAACTGGGCGCCGAATTCATCGGCACGTTCTGGCTCGTGCTCGGCGGCTGCGGCAGCGCGGTCCTGGCGGCCGCCTTCCCCGACCTGGGGATCGGCTTCGCCGGCGTGGCCCTGGCCTTCGGGCTGACCGTCCTGACCATGGCCTTCGCCATTGGCCACATCTCCGGCTGCCACCTCAACCCCGCCGTGTCCTTCGGGCTCTGGGCGGGCCGCCGCTTTCCCGGCAGGGACCTGTTCGGGTACATCGTGGCCCAGGTGCTGGGCGGCGCGCTCGCGGCCCTGGTCCTCTACCTCATCGCCAGCGGGAGCTCGGGCTTCAGCCTGAGCGGCGGGTTCGCCGCCAACGGGTACGGGGAGCATTCCCCCGGCGGGTACGCGCTCGGGGCCGCTTTCCTGTGCGAGCTGGTGATGACGTTCATCTTCCTCATCGTCATCATGGGCGCGACCGACAAGCGGGCGCCGCAGGGGTTCGCCCCCATCGCCATCGGGCTGGCGCTGACGCTGATCCACCTGATCAGCATCCCGGTCACGAACACCTCGGTCAACCCCGCGCGCAGCACCAGCCAGGCGCTCTTCGTCCAGGGGTGGGCGCTCGCGCAGCTCTGGCTCTTCTGGCTCGCCCCCATCCTGGGCGCGCTCCTGGCGGGCCTCACCTACCGCGGGATTTTCGAGGACAAGGCCTGA